The sequence below is a genomic window from Lolium perenne isolate Kyuss_39 chromosome 4, Kyuss_2.0, whole genome shotgun sequence.
TGTTGAAAGTAGTTGATCATTAACTCACCAGCATCACTGATGGTTCCGACCAGGTTAAATAGATGCTTGTTCCCTGTTTGAGATTGCGCCCTAAAAAGATATTTCGGAAGGTTGACAATGAAGATTCTTCCTCAGCAGTTGGTTTTTTTATTTGGCGAGCAATAACGTCATCCAAAGCCTTCACGAAGGTCTTGCCATCAACATCTCTAACAAGAGTTATACTCAGAGATTTCACAACTGGTGCTGCATAGTACAGTACACTGTTCTATCAGAATGTATTACAATTTCATCCTTCGGCTTTTGCTAGTTGGAGCTTGGCTCTTACCTTTAAAAATGGAGTCAAAAACCGTGGAAGCATCAAAAGTCTCAATGCCAACCTTTTTCCTCCACTGCTCGGTATCAACTCCAATGGAGTAATCCACGTAGAATGCAGCAGCATATACTTTGACAAAGAACTTATCTCTGTAACCTAGAGTAAGCTAAAATTCAAATTGCAAACTGTAAACAATATAACACCATCATAAGTTAAGAATATGAACTATACTCACAAATAACAGCACATGCCAATTAAGTAACCTACTTGATCCATTTGATTCTTCTACGATTTTCGTATTGAAAGAGTGTCTAGCCCTCCGTTACATGCATACAAGACTTATTAGATGTTTGGGGCTCAAACAAAGAAAATAGCTAGAGCCGCACAGAGATGCAAGGAGGTGACGTCAAACATGTATGGATGTTCTAGAACATTCCATGTAAACGGTTTCATAAAAGTAGTGCAAGATCACAGGCCCATCTGAAACAGATAAGGTCTGAAACAATCATTAAAAAAAGGTAGCAGGTGGAAGCCGTTCGAATTGGAATTAGACAAGAATCATGATCAAGACGTTCAGTTCACTTGGAACAATAGAAAAGAGACCAATGCAAGATAAAACAAGTTGGTGAACATGAATGATGTGTTAGCTAGAGGCAAGGAGCTATAACTTTTCAGTTCAGGATATTGGATTGAAACAGCAATCCATTCAAAAGAGTGCTGAGCGTAGGCCCATAAAAATAGTAGAATAGTTCAAGGGTACTCGAAGTGTATGTGAAAACAACAGGATGTCAACCAAATGGTTCGACTTTCCCATTGTAACATCGAGGACAATGCCCATGACAGTGAGTTTGATTGCACAGCCAATGTGAACATATTTGAGCTAGGCCAACGTGTTTCTATGATCATCGGCTTCAAAGTTGTAATTAATGGCAGCTGCATGGGAACACTAACATCAATAGTAACCGTACAAGGGCATCATGACTGCTTTTGTTCACCTCTTCACTAATGCCAAACTAAGATTACACTTACCAATTATCACATTGCCTACAAAGTCTTCATTACCGTGTGCACAATAAATATAAAGAAGATCGCTGACGATCAGCATATGAGTGAAAGAGACATTGAATGTACATAACTAATGAACCAGACGGCTTGATCTAGGGAAGGCAATGACATACAAAACTAGAGTCTAGACTTGGTTCCGTTCTGATTTCATTTAGATCAGAACACACATGGGTGTCAGGATTACGACTACGAGATGCCATAGGTTGATCGACTGGGGTTATGAGTTTCATAGTTATTGCAAGCCTAGAATAATGGCTAATGCAAGATTCTAGTTAAGTTCCTTCCACTCTTCCCAACCCTCTGCTTTTGTTACAAAAATGATTGCATATATATGTCAAAAGTCCTACATGTAAATGAGGTGGGTCTTGGTTAGAAACAATAGCAGTGTGACAAGTTGGATAAACTGAGATATTATTAAAGCACGGTTGGATCCAGATTCAGCATGTTCGCTTACACATAATACAGCATACACATGACAAAAAGTTTTAAATTGTTCTTCCTATTGTATCAACCTGTCATATTAATGGATAAAAAGTTACATATTTGTGCATaatttgtactccctccgtcccaaaataagcTGCTCAAGTTTATCTAGATACGGTTGTATCTAGACATGTTTTTAGTGTGTATCTACAAAAAGTTGAGCAAGTTATTTTGAGACAGAGGGAGTACTATTGGTTCGTTAGCAACAAAGAATGGATAAGAGTACTATAATTCTTATGTTACGAGGATATGGAGGTGAAGAATGTACTGCCAGCCTGCCAATTTTAATTCAGAAGTACATGGGCAAGGAAATGTACCTGTGCCAAGTACGATCAAAGGCTCTGTGGAGCCTGGAACCATTAACTCTCTAGAGAACTTCACATTTGTTGTGCCTTCTACAACAAAAGCATCACCAACTACAGGCAAAGTACAAAAAGAAATGGTGAGTCATCCTTATGAGTTATGATTAAAATGTTGAAAGTTAATCTTGAATATCATTTCAAAGAACAAATATAATTTCACATCCTGTTCTCTGAAGTGTGAAATACAACATAGTATCAGGTCCAACCATGTGGATACTTGTCTTACTAAATGACACCATTTATTAACTGGGTCAGCAGCATTGGGTCATAGAAGATAGCACCAGTTTAAGTATGTGAACAGAGTGTTGGAACAATAATCAAAAGTTCTCCAAAATCCTACATGTGAGTTGGAATTAGTTTCCATGTTCTAGTCGATATCGGTTTGCATGTCGTACTTGAGTTGGGTTTAATTGGCGATCAAGGATGCCGTGTGATTAGATTAGGAAAGCAGCAATATTGAGTCCGGTTTAGAGTCCAGTCCTAGTTGCACACGACTCGGTGTTTGAGTTGTGCTAGTGAGTCTGGGTAGGACATTGTATAGCTGTTTGTTGGTGTGATTATATTTATGTCACGCACAACCAGTTGAGTTATGTAACACCGTATGAGGCCAAGAGATTGTTCCGTGGATTTGAGAGAACTTTaataaggaaaaaagaaaagacacAAGACATGCCTTTGGCGAAGTTTGTTGCTCGCGCATTTTCATGATTATTTGATGTGACCAATCCTTGGGCGAAACACAACACAGagaaatataaatatttacagaAACGTGGTACAGTTTTCCTAGCTGGAACCTAGTGTACTAGAAAGTAGACTCTTAAATAAGTTATGCCATGCAGAGGGTTGAAATCGATGTTCATTCAGAAAATTAGTGGCCAGTGTAACTGTGTAACTTAAAATGGGGGTGAAAGCATCTTCTCTGATAATCCCCGTGTTACTCCTCTTAAAGATAACCAACATTTCAAATTCAATCTCATATACATTGCTACTCTATCTTTGTCTAGATAATGGAaggaaacctttcccggcccctgcATCAGAGTTGCACACAGCTATTCTCCACATTCTAGTTTACAAACGCGTGtattaaaaagaaaaaaaaatcctcACGCGAGTATTTCGGTTACCCAATTCGGTTAAAAAGAAAACAATGCATGTGGCTTTTGGTACATAGAGGTGCGCATAAAGAAGAATGGCTCCTCACCTGCGCCTCCTCCCGCTGCGAATGAGATTTGCGgcctccgtgcgccgccgccgcgcgcgacGCGGCAGCCGCTAGCCTGTCGAGGAGCAGAGCCCGGCAGCGCGTCTCCAGGAGAAAGGAGACGCGTGCGGAGGAAGGCCGCAGCGGGCCTCGGAAAGGCAGAACCGGCCAGCGAAGGGGCCACGACAGTAGCAACTATCATCGCCGCGGCGACCCTGTTCTCGCTGGGCGGGGAGGCGGAGACTGGATTGAGTTTGGGGAAGAGGACGCGGGACGACGGGTTCGCTCACAAATCGATAGAAGACACGAGTTTACCTTATCCTACGCGTGGGCAAACCTCAGCATGGGCCAGGTTTCGGGCCGGCTGGACCTGTTAGGGCATCCACAACGTTGAAATGGCCAAATCTGGCATAGTGTACTATTTAGCATCGATGTGAAATTTAGCCATGACTCCACAATGTTGTCTAGTTCCAAATGTCTGTACACTAGGTCCCGGTACTGACATAAATAATGTAAAGAAGTGTTCTCTTTCCAGCCATCCCTCTTTCTCACCTCAACTATCTTCTCTTTCTTCTCTACATATGCATTGTTTATTCCATCAAGAATTTGGCCACAGACTTGGCATCGGAGCAACTACTTGCTCCGGTTTCCAGTTTTACTTGTTTTGGAACTACCTCCACAGTGTtgggaactagttccaaaagcAAAAAAAGGAAAATATGGAACCACATTTGGCTACACATTGTGGGTGCCCTTAAAGCCCGACCTGCAAAAGTCAAGCCCGGCCCAAGGCCCAGAAAATGCCTATTTTTGTATTTTTGTAGTCCATTCTCAATCAAAAGATGGTACTACTAGACATCGGCAACATCACATCGGTTGTAGCGTCTTTCTTCTCTCCCCTAAATCCATGTTTTTTTGCACACAAGGAGGGGTCTAGAAGACCCGAGAGAACCATTCATTAAAGTGGCAGGAATACATTTTACAATAAGCCCCTTGCAACAACTCGCTCTAAGAACCTAGTATTTGAAGAAAGGGACCTACACTTTACAAAAAAACACCCTAGAAAGAACTAGATCGAAGCAATCAAGGACAAGAGTGTCTCTGCCACTCGTCGCCGGCGTCCTCAAGGCGTCGCCGCCGAGGAACGAGAGCCAACTGCTTGGGAGCCCTCTTCCGACGAAAACCCGCAGCCGTGATCCACCACCATCCTGCGGGGAACGAATCACTTCGCAGGAGAGCAACATCGAGCACCCGCGACGGAGTCGAGCCATGGCCTCCGCATCGGAGGTTGTAGAGTTGCCGTCCTCACGGCCTTGGATAGCAACGGCGAGTTCGCCAGCTGCTTGGTTGATCTCAGACGAATAGCACCTCTCCGGCAAAGGAAGGCCCCAACACAAGGAGGCTTCAGCTTCAAGATCCTCTTCGATCTCACCACCGTGGTGAGGCAAGGAAGAAGAGAGTAGCTTGATCCCCAATCTTCCGTTGCCCTCCACTAACCTGGATTTAGTCGCCGGAGTGCAGAGAGGCTTCCCGCATCCATCCTCCCCCTCGCCATCAAGGCCGGCCAGGAGAATAGACGCTTGAAACACCAGGAGCTCGTCACTCATCCCCTCGCCGCCATGGCCGACGAGAAGATCTTTAGAGACCTATATACTGCATCGGCTTCTAAGATCCGCCGCCGCTAACTTATTGGAGAAGGTGGATCCGCCTCCTCCACTGCTCGCCTCCAACCGGAGAAGGCCAAGCAGCAGCACCTGCGCTCCTAAACCATGGGTCCGGCGGAGATCCATGGTTCCACCTCCACTACGGGGCAACCGCCCAATCTCCGGCAAAGCGCGAACAACAGAAGACATCCTAACACTAAACTACTCCGGCGCCCTACCTAGACTCACTCCGGCCAACTATTCCGGTGGAGCAGTCCTCGGCGGCTCGGCCAGCGGCGAGCGACTCTCAAGGTAATATAGACACGTGAGAGCGTGGGAGGGGGAGAATGAATCCGACATCTCCTAAATCCATGTAACTAACGATTCTAAAATAGGAGTAGTCATGATATTATCAATTACTTTAACTTCCAACTTTTCTAGATATAAAAAACTTCAAACTTCCTAAAAGTTTAATCTCTTCGACTTGTAATTCTATCAACTCATTTTGTTTTCATTGTTGTCTTAGTCGTGTAATTGGAGTCCACATTGACATGTTTCAATAATTTTGTGTCGTTATTTTCCATATTATTATTATGGAAATTGGTTGGATGGATTAAACAAAAGAGTCAAAAGTCACACAAGAGTCGGTGTTTGTGCTCTTTTATGGTCAGTAttcttggagatatgcccaagatgtaataataaaagtgtttattggtatatcttagtgttcatgataaatgtttacatcccatgctataattgtattaaccagaaacattaatacttgtgtgttttgtaaacataaaggagtccctagtaagcctcttgttaaactagcttgttgattaatagatgatcatggttccctgatcatgaatattggaagttattaataacaagatcatatcattaggtgaatgatgtgatggacatacacccatagtaagcgtagcatatgatcaagtcatttagttctttgtgcttcaagctttaatatgcatagtaactaaattctttgaccatgagatcatgttaatcacctacaccagatggatgctttgatgacaccaaacactactgcgtaaatgagttgttataaaggtggcattaagtgttcagaaagtatagggttgaagcacttgtatcaatagtgggatttgtccatcctaatgacggatagatatactctgggccctctcggtggaatgatatctaattagcttgcaagcatgtgactggttcacaagggatatcatatcacgttacgagtaaagagtacttatcggtaacgaggttgaactaggtatggagataccgacgatcaaacttcggataagtaaaatatcgcgagacaaagggaattgttattttatgtgaatggttctttcgatcacgaagtcatcgttgaatatgtgggagctattatggatctccaggtccctctattagttattgatcagagaggagtctcgatcatgtccacatagttctcatactgtagggtgacacacttaagatttgatgtcattttaagtagatatggaatatggaatgaagttcgaatgttgttcggagtctcggatgggatccatgacatcacgaggagtttcagaatggtccggagaataagattcatatataggaagtcacttttccAAGTttaaaaatgatccggtgcatttatggaaggcgctagaatgttctagaaccttccggaagaaatcaccatggaaggtggagtcccggatggactccaccaaccttaGCCAGCCAaccaaaggggaaggtggagtccatggtggactccaccaccatggctggCCATAGGgaaaggaaagggaggagtctcacttcccctaggtttcacccatatggaaaattttgagttggactcttattcggattttggacaaatccttgggggttccacctatataaagagaggtagAGGGAGAGGGCTGGCTACCACTTGGCGGCACCACCAAGGGGCACCCAAGCCGGCGCCCCaagccccctctctcccaaaccctagctactccctcctctttCTACTCCCacagcgcttacggcgaagccctatcggagatctccaccaccaccgtcaccacgccgtcgtgctagcggaattccgaggaggatctagtacatccgctgcccgctggaacagggagaaggacgtcgtcatcaacaccgtacgtgtgaccgagtgcggaggtgctgcccgattggggCACCGTCaacatcttctacgcgcttttgaaagcggcaagtgatcgactacatccaacatgagatttatctcgttaacgcttagcgattttcgagggtatgttgatcttcacctcgttgctaccatctactagattagatcttggcttgttattcgttcttgcggtggaattttttttgttttctatgctacgaatccctacaagtaTGACATGCTCGCAATGACATGATCTTTAACAAATTGCCTAACTAGAGTCCACATTGATATGCTTCAATAATTTCATGTTGTTAATTTATGTATTATTGTTATTATGAAAATTGGTTGaatgtgtaagggtattttacccttatccattattttggtaacaatgaca
It includes:
- the LOC127332371 gene encoding fatty-acid-binding protein 3, chloroplastic, translated to MIVATVVAPSLAGSAFPRPAAAFLRTRLLSPGDALPGSAPRQASGCRVARGGGARRPQISFAAGGGAVGDAFVVEGTTNVKFSRELMVPGSTEPLIVLGTGYRDKFFVKVYAAAFYVDYSIGVDTEQWRKKVGIETFDASTVFDSIFKAPVVKSLSITLVRDVDGKTFVKALDDVIARQIKKPTAEEESSLSTFRNIFLGRNLKQGTSIYLTWSEPSVMLVSISTNQDASQVDAEIKSASVNYALYDGFFGSSPVSPTLRSSTAQLLEALLTK